The Ammospiza nelsoni isolate bAmmNel1 chromosome 10, bAmmNel1.pri, whole genome shotgun sequence genome includes a region encoding these proteins:
- the PRSS56 gene encoding serine protease 56, translating into MEQKGKRTRDGLLGVRLVPPVLLLPLLQLVGGAPVGQRLYPMPASILQALSSRGTLVLEAALRSALLALERALSEQQRQRGACGLCAPCLFPPCANSTGRCPPPAVPPAMPPSCQALLDAQALPELPQRNRALSQACAPYQRLCPPEGALHTCAPLSAQLCQRRLQECQTVAAAPSPDAAAEATMPGSCGRRGVPQANGTAPRGRIMGGSVAPRGAWPWLVSVRLHGELMCGGVLVGRSWVLTAAHCFGGNRNELAWTVVVGDHELGKPGAGKRAVPIRRILPHPKFNPKTFHGDLALLELAVPLAPSPTVSPVCLPSGSEEPSPGTPCYIAGWGSLYEEGPAADVVMEAQVPLLSQETCRGALGKELLTSAMFCAGYLSGGIDSCQGDSGGPLACEDPTSHHFVLYGITSWGDGCGEQGKPGVYTRVTAFTDWLSLQMDSAPGSREPSCFDLLAVAQLPPEQQPPERARLCAFYAGSCRAPQGKATCARLAEDTCHARTRRCELHSYAQTLVDLLHQAGDFIRNQFDFSFLTRTLPQLLGKIYRHFFPPRVRRDAPGLAVAGSQSSPRAVGPQRPLRRWGGRRLPPFAELFGVVGPQLQDWVEALKTVAGGSHLVTARDREQLSGEMQLFLQGEDVVEEMVAQGRAFVTQLRAELDFGTTLEAMEPQWASGELAGTPVPSHEPRREKRELPTELPRVEEEEEEEGAMGRACPGLNASAAQVGAVRDLYAWVLRVPEAQLAMTFQEILVDLGSKNTKGLYRAQVRATVGGRPTAFTGLVGLDSDTLARSMPGLVALALEALKT; encoded by the exons ATGGAGCAAAAAGGGAAGAGGACACGGGACGGTCTTCTCGGGGTCCGGCTGGTCCCCCCCGTGCttctgctgccgctgctgcagctggtgggGGGGGCTCCCGTGGGCCAGAGGCTGTACCCCATGCCGGCCAGCATCCTGCAAG CGCTGTCAAGCCGGGGGACGCTGGTGCTGGAGGCGGCCCTGAGGAGcgccctgctggccctggagcGGGCGCTGTCcgagcagcagcggcagcgcggCGCCTGCGGGCTCTGTGCCCCCTGCCTCTTCCCACCCTGTGCCAACAGCACCGGCCGCTGCCCAC CGCCAGCTGTGCCTCCTGCCATGCCCCCcagctgccaggccctgctggatgCCCAGGCACTGCCCGAGCTGCCCCAGCGCAACCGGGCGCTGAGCCAGGCCTGTGCCCCCTACCAGCGCCTGTGCCCCCCCGAGGGCGCCCTGCACACCTGCGCCCCGCTCAGCGCCCAGCTCTGCCAACGCCGCCTCCAGGAGTGCC agacGGTGGCCGCAGCCCCGAGTCCTGACGCAGCAGCGGAGGCGACAATGCCAG GGAGCTGCGGGCGCCGCGGGGTCCCGCAAGCCAACGGCACAGCCCCCCGGGGCCGGATCATGGGCGGCAGCGTGGCCCCGCGGGGCGCCTGGCCCTGGCTGGTGTCGGTGCGGCTGCACGGGGAGCTGATGTGCGGAGGGGTGCTCGTGGGGCGCTCCTGGGTCCTCACGGCGGCACACTGCTTTGGCGG GAACCGGAACGAGCTGGCCTGGACAGTGGTGGTGGGCGACCACGAGCTGGGCAAGCCGGGAGCGGGCAAGCGGGCAGTGCCCATCCGGCGCATCCTGCCTCACCCTAAG TTTAACCCCAAGACGTTCCACGGGGACCTGgcgctgctggagctggcagtgccgCTGGCGCCGTCACCCACCGTCAGCCCCGTGTGCCTTCCCAGCGGCTCCGAGGAGCCCAGCCCCGGCACCCCCTGCTACATCGCGGGCTGGGGCTCCCTCTATGAAG AGGGACCAGCAGCCGACGTGGTGATGGAGGCACAGGTGCCCCTGCTCAGCCAGGAGACGTGCCGAGGTGCCCTGGGCAAGGAGCTTCTCACCAGTGCCATGTTCTGTGCTGGGTATTTGTCTGGAGGCATCGACTCCTGCCAG GGTGACTCAGGGGGGCCGCTGGCATGTGAGGACCCCACTTCGCACCACTTTGTCCTCTACGGCATCACGTCGTGGGGTGATGGCTGCGGCGAGCAGGGCAAACCAGGAGTCTACACGCGTGTCACCGCCTTCACGGACTGGCTGAGTCTCCAGATGGACT ctgcccctggcagccGAGAGCCGAGCTGCTTCGACCTGCTGGCCGTGGCACAGCTGCCCCCCGAGCAGCAGCCCCCGGAGCGCGCCCGCCTCTGCGCCTTCTACGCCGGCTCCTGTCGGGCTCCTCAGGGCAAGGCCACCTGTGCCCGTCTGGCTGAGGACACCTGCCATGCCAGGACGAGGCgatgtg AGCTGCACTCCTATGCCCAGACCTTGGTGGATCTCTTGCACCAGGCTGGGGACTTCATCCGAAACCAGTTTGACTTCTCCTTCCTCACCcgcactctgccccagctcctgggcaAGATCTACAGGCACTTCTTCCCTCCCCGTGTCCGCAGGGATGCCCCAG gcctggctgtggcagggtCCCaatccagccccagagcagtgGGACCCCAGAGACCCCTCAGGAG GTGGGGGGGCAGGCGGCTGCCCCCCTTTGCAGAGCTTTTTGGGGTAGTGGGaccccagctgcaggactgggTGGAGGCCCTGAAGACTGTGGCAGGGGGCAGCCACCTGGTGACAGCAcgggacagggagcagctctccGGGGAGatgcagctcttcctgcag GGTGAGGATGTGGTGGAGGAGATGGTGGCACAGGGACGAGCCTTCGTCACCCAGCTGCGGGCAGAGTTGGACTTTGGCACCACCCTGGAAGCCATGGAGCCACAATGGGCATCtggagagctggcagggacCCCTGTGCCAAGCCACGAACCCC ggagggagaaacgGGAGCTGCCCACggagctgcccagggtggaggaggaagaggaggaggagggagccaTGGGCAGAG cctgccctggcctcaACGCGTCGGCGGCGCAGGTGGGCGCGGTGCGGGACCTGTACGCCTGGGTGCTGCGCGTGCCCGAGGCACAGCTGGCCATGACCTTCCAAGAG ATCCTGGTGGACCTGGGCTCCAAAAACACCAAGGGACTGTACCGGGCACAGGTTCGGGCCACTGTGGGGGGCCGCCCCACGGCCTTCACTGGCCTTGTGGGGCTGGACAGTGACACACTGGCCCGTAGCATGCCTGGCCTCGTCGCTCTGGCACTTGAAGCGCTGAAAACCTAA
- the SLC12A9 gene encoding solute carrier family 12 member 9, with the protein MASSERSALLTYRLCGGSAEEERGRERGRAAAAPRKLPTFLGVVVPTLLSMFSVVLFLRLGFVVGHAGLYQALAMFAVAYFIIGMTVLSVCAIATNGALDAGGAYYMISRALGPEFGGSIGIMFFLANVCGSALYVLGLVEAVVDSFGIPPGQEAGTGVHVLPQSYWFELLYGTVLLALCLLVCLVGASIYAKATFLIFLIVAAVLGTILVSFFATRPLKVPIRLPDSNGTETDNGSFTGFSLSTLRDNLGGKYDVDYTTGQMMSFSSVFAVMFNGCTGIMAGSNMSGDLKRPSYSIPRGTISAVLFTYLVYNLLAFLMCATCNRTLLQKDYGFLRDISIFPPLVTVGIYAATLSAAMSNLIGASRILYALARDDLFGQALALAKKTSASGNPVMAVILSWLVVQLVLFSGKLNTIASVVTIFFLLVYATVNLACLALEWASAPNFRPTFRYFTWHTCLLGIAGCCVMMFLISPVSASASLGFLLLLLLALHYLSPSSTWGYISQALIFHQVRKYLLMLDVRKDHVKFWRPQMLLMVQNPRGSARLIDFVNDLKKSGLYVLGHVELQDLDMLPSDPLQPQQDSWLSLVDKLNVKAFVSLTLAPSVRHGVRQLLFTSGLGGMRPNTLVLGFYDDEAPQDGLARHPAFTSAREEVPLGFPPLRAAATPKLLSAREYVGIVADALKMLRNVLLARQLESLDKAWELRRAASPPPTIHVWPVNLLRPDSARYADTCSLFLLQMACVLNMARAWRRARLRLFLCVEAGTMPHAQEEKLRQLLKDLRIQAQIQLVPWDAITRLHWQTCQGPSGGPAEEEEEEEGVVNFPTNTTQVSDEYVRAANKLVLEQSPAPAVRFLYLPRPPADTSLYPLYLHQLELLTRGLGPTVLVHGVSAVTSTQL; encoded by the exons atgGCGAGCTCGGAGCGGAGCGCGCTGCTCACGTACCGCCTGTGTGGCGGCTCGGCCGAGgaggagcggggccgggagcgcggccgggccgccgccgctccccgcaaGCTGCCCACATTCCTGGGCGTTGTGGTGCCCACGCTGCTCTCCATGTTCAGCGTCGTCCTCTTCCTGCGCCTCG GGTTCGTGGTGGGTCATGCTGGGCTGTACCAGGCTCTGGCCATGTTCGCAGTGGCATATTTCATCATTGGCATGACGGTGCTGTCTGTGTGTGCCATTGCCACCAACGGGGCACTGGATGCTGGAGGAGCCTACT ATATGATCAGCCGTGCCTTGGGCCCGGAGTTTGGCGGCAGCATCGGGATCATGTTTTTTCTGGCCAATGTGTGTGGCAGTGCCCTCtatgtgctggggctggtggaggCAGTGGTGGACAGCTTTGGGATCCCGCCTG GGCAAGAAGCGGGCACAGGTGTCCACGTCCTGCCCCAGAGCTACTGGTTCGAGCTGCTCTACGGCACCGTGCTGCTGGCGCTCTGCCTCCTTGTGTGCCTCGTGGGTGCCTCCATCTATGCCAAGGCCACGttcctcatcttcctcatcGTTGCAGCTGTCTTGGGCACCATCCTTGTCAGCTTCTTTGCCACACGGCCCCTGAAGGTGCCCATCCGCCTGCCCGACAGCAATGGCACTGAGACTGATAATGGCTCCTTCACTGGCTTCTCCCTCAGCACTCTGCGAGACAACCTGGGCG gtAAGTATGATGTGGACTACACCACCGGGCAGATGATGAGCTTCAGCTCCGTGTTTGCAGTGATGTTCAACGGCTGCACTGGCATCATGGCAGGCTCCAACATGTCAG gGGACCTGAAGCGCCCAAGCTATTCCATCCCACGGGGCAccatctctgctgtgctcttcACCTACCTCGTCTACAACCTGCTGGCTTTCCTCATGTGTGCCACCTGCAACAG GACCCTCCTGCAGAAAGACTATGGCTTCTTGCGTGACATCAGTATCTTCCCACCGCTGGTCACTGTGGGCATCtatgctgccactctctctgCAGCCATGAGCAACCTCATCGGGGCATCCCGCATCCTGTACGCCCTGGCCCGGGATGATCTCTTTG GCCAGGCACTGGCACTGGCCAAGAAGACATCTGCCAGTGGGAACCCAGTGATGGCAGTGATCCTCTCCTGGCTGGTGGTGCAG cttgTGCTCTTTTCTGGGAAGCTCAACACCATTGCAAGTGTCGTGACAATCTTCTTCCTCCTGGTTTATGCCACTGTCAACCTGGCCTGCCTGGCACTGGAATGGGCCTCGGCCCCCAACTTCAG gcccaCTTTCCGGTACTTCACCTGGCACACGTGCCTGCTGGGCATCGCAGGCTGCTGCGTCATGATGTTCCTCATCAGCCCTGTGTCGGCCTCAGCAAGCCTgggcttcctcctcctcctcctccttgcccTTCACTACCTctcacccagcagcacctggggctaCATCAGCCAGGCCCTCATCTTTCATCAG gtgcGGAAGTACCTGCTGATGCTGGATGTGCGGAAGGACCACGTCAAGTTCTGGCGCCCACAGATGCTGCTGATGGTGCAGAACCCGCGAGGCAGCGCCCGCCTCATCGACTTTGTCAATGACCTCAAGAAGAGCGGCCTCTATGTCCTGGGCCATGTGGAGCTGCAGGACTTGG ACATGCTGCCCTCAGACccgctgcagccccagcaggactcGTGGCTCAGCTTGGTGGACAAACTGAATGTCAAGGCCTTTGTCAGCCTCACCCTTGCACCCTCAGTGCGGCACGGTGTCCGACAGCTCCTCTTCACCTCTGGCCTTG GCGGGATGCGCCCCAACACCCTTGTGCTGGGTTTCTACGATGACGAGGCACCGCAGGACGGTCTGGCCCGGCACCCCGCCTTCACCAGCGCCCGTGAGGAGGTTCCCCTGGGCTTCCCCCCGCTGCGGGCAGCCGCCACTCCCAAACTGCTGTCAGCCCGGGAGTACGTGGGCATTGTGGCTGACGCCCTGAAGATGCTTCGCAATGTCCTGCTGGCCCGGCAGCTGGAGAGCCTGGACAAGGCCTgggagctgcggcgggccgcCAGCCCCCCGCCCACCATCCACGTGTGGCCCGTCAACCTGCTGCGGCCCGACAGTGCCCGCTATGCCGACACCTgcagcctgttcctgctgcagatgGCCTGCGTCCTCAACATGGCGCGGGCCTGGCGCCGGGCCCGCCTGCGCCTCTTCCTCTGCGTAGAGGCGGGCACCATGCCCCAtgcccaggaggagaagctgcGCCAGCTCCTCAAGGACCTGCGCATCCAGGCCCAGATCCAGCTGGTGCCCTGGGATGCCATCACCCGCCTGCACTGGCAAACCTGCCAGGGACCCTCAGGAGGGCCagcggaggaggaggaagaggaggaaggggtTGTGAACTTCCCGACCAACACCACCCAAGTGTCAGATGAGTACGTGCGTGCCGCCAACAAACTGgtcctggagcagagccccgCGCCGGCCGTGCGCTTCCTGTACTTGCCGCGGCCGCCGGCCGACACCAGCCTCTACCCGCTCTACCTgcaccagctggagctgctcacccGTGGGCTGGGCCCCACCGTGCTGGTGCACGGGGTGagtgctgtcaccagcacccagcTCTAG
- the ECEL1 gene encoding endothelin-converting enzyme-like 1 isoform X1 yields MEKTYSLTAHYDEFQEVKYVSKYQSGTLPNGFALQLGAGAKKRRGGLPRWSRREVCLLSGLVFAAGLCVILTCMLVLKYLATEGDSYCLEGCQEKKAFLRASRFLSANMDATIDPCQDFYSFACGGWLRRHGIPEDKLVYGTIGAIAEQNEAKLRALLSRPVRRRARASAERKVKEFFRSCLDRAEIDRLGPRPMLEVIGECGGWDAPPERRDINELLYKTQGVYSAAVLFSLTVSLDERNTSRYVIRIDQDGLTLPERTLYLGQDEESEKILAAYRVFMERLLTLLGAENVEQKAQEILQLEQHLANITVSEYDDVRRDVGSMYHKVTLAELQRITPTLKWKRLLDRIFHDSFSEEEEVVLLANDYMHKVSNLIRVTPSRILHNYMLWRIVVVLSEHLSTPFRDAIHELSKEMEGNEKQLEPGKICLSQANKHFGMALGALFVEEHFSSASKAKVQQLVEDIKYILDQRLDELDWMDEETRRAARAKLRYMMVMIGYPDFLLKPEAIDKEYEFEVNEKTYFKNILNSIAFGIRLSVKKIRQEVDKSAWLLPPQALNAYYLPNKNQMVFPAGILQPTLYDPEFPQSLNYGGIGTIIGHELTHGYDDWGGQYDRHGNLVHWWTERSYSKFLKKAQCIVNLYDNFTVYNQRVNGKHTLGENIADMGGLKLAYYAYQKWVREHGPEHPLHHMKYTHDQLFFIAFAQNWCIKRRSQSIYLQVLTDKHAPEHYRVLGSVSQFEEFGRVFHCPKNSPMNPVHKCSVW; encoded by the exons ATGGAGAAGACCTACTCGCTGACAGCGCACTACGATGAGTTTCAGGAGGTGAAGTACGTGAGCAAGTACCAGAGCGGGACGCTGCCCAACGGCTTCGCGCTCCAGCTGGGCGCAGGTGCCAAGAAGCGCCGTGGGGGGCTGCCCCGCTGGAGCCGCCGGGAGGTCTGCCTGCTCTCCGGGCTGGTCTTCGCTGCGGGGCTCTGCGTCATCTTGACGTGCATGTTGGTCCTCAAGTACCTGGCGACCGAAGGGGACAGCTACTGCCTGGAGGGGTGCCAGGAGAAGAAGGCCTTCCTGAGGGCATCCCGCTTCCTAAGTGCCAACATGGATGCTACCATCGACCCCTGCCAGGACTTCTACTCGTTCGCCTGTGGCGGCTGGCTCCGGCGGCACGGCATCCCCGAGGATAAGCTGGTGTACGGCACCATCGGGGCCATCGCCGAGCAGAACGAGGCCAAGCTGCGGGCGCTGCTGAGCCGGCCCGTGCGGCGCCGGGCCCGCGCCTCGGCAGAGAGGAAGGTCAAGGAGTTCTTCCGCTCGTGCCTGGACCGGGCCGAGATCGATCGGCTCGGGCCCCGGCCCATGCTGGAGGTCATCGGGGAGTGCGGTGGCTGGGACGCCCCTCCGGAGCGCAGGGACATCAACGAGCTGCTCTACAAGACACAGGGCGTCTACAGTGCTGCCGTGCTCTTCTCCCTCACCGTCAGCCTGGACGAGAGGAACACCTCCCGCTACGTCATCCGG ATCGACCAGGACGGGCTGACCCTGCCCGAACGGACCCTCTACCTGGGGCAGGATGAGGAGAGCGAGAAG ATCCTGGCCGCATACCGAGTGTTCATGGAGCGACTGCTCACCCTCCTGGGGGCTGAGAACGTGGAGCAGAAAGCCCAGGagatcctgcagctggagcagcacctcGCCAAT ATCACGGTGTCCGAGTACGACGACGTGCGCAGGGATGTTGGCAGCATGTACCACAAAGTGACCCTGGCCGAGCTGCAGCGCATCACTCCCACG CTCAAGTGGAAGCGCTTGCTGGATCGCATCTTCCATGACAGCTTctcggaggaggaggaggtggtgctgctggccaaTGACTACATGCACAAGGTGTCCAACCTCATCCGTGTGACACCCAGCAG gatCCTTCACAACTACATGCTGTGGCGCATCGTGGTGGTGCTGAGCGAGCACCTCTCCACCCCCTTCCGTGATGCCATCCACGAGCTCTCCAAGGAGATGGAGGGCAatgagaagcagctggagcCGGGTAAGATCTGCCTGAGCCAGGCTAACAAGCACTTTGGAATGGCCCTGGGAGCTCTCTTCGTTGAGGAGCACTTCTCCTCTGCCAGCAAAGCCAAG GTGCAGCAGCTGGTGGAGGACATCAAATACATCCTTGACCAGCGCCTGGATGAGTTGGATTGGATGGACGAGGAGACAcggagagcagccagggccaAG CTCCGGTACATGATGGTGATGATTGGGTACCCTGATTTCCTCCTGAAGCCAGAGGCCATCGACAAGGAATATGAG TTTGAGGTGAATGAGAAGACCTACTTCAAGAACATCCTCAACAGCATCGCCTTTGGCATCAGGCTCTCAGTGAAGAAGATCCGGCAGGAGGTGGATAAGTCCGC gtggctgctgcctccccaggcACTGAACGCCTACTACCTGCCCAACAAGAACCAGATGG tgttcCCTGCTGGCATCCTGCAGCCCACGCTCTACGACCCCGAGTTCCCGCA GTCGCTGAACTATGGTGGGATTGGTACCATTATTGGGCACGAGCTGACCCATGGCTACGATGACTGGG GGGGACAGTATGACCGGCACGGGAACCTGGTGCACTGGTGGACGGAGAGGTCGTACAGCAAGTTCCTGAAGAAGGCGCAGTGCATCGTCAACCTCTATGACAACTTCACTGTCTACAACCAGAGG GTGAATGGCAAACACACACTGGGGGAGAACATCGCTGACATGGGGGGGCTCAAACTCGCCTACTAC GCCTACCAGAAGTGGGTGAGGGAGCATGGCCCCGAGCACCCCCTGCACCACATGAAATACACACACGACCAGCTCTTCTTCATCGCCTTTGCCCAG AACTGGTGCATCAAGCGGAGATCCCAGTCCATCTACCTGCAGGTGCTGACAGACAAGCACGCCCCGGAGCACTACAG ggtcctgggcagTGTCTCACAATTTGAGGAGTTTGGACGGGTCTTCCACTGCCCCAAGAACTCACCCATGAACCCAGTGCACAAGTGCTCAGTGTGGTGA
- the ECEL1 gene encoding endothelin-converting enzyme-like 1 isoform X2, producing MEKTYSLTAHYDEFQEVKYVSKYQSGTLPNGFALQLGAGAKKRRGGLPRWSRREVCLLSGLVFAAGLCVILTCMLVLKYLATEGDSYCLEGCQEKKAFLRASRFLSANMDATIDPCQDFYSFACGGWLRRHGIPEDKLVYGTIGAIAEQNEAKLRALLSRPVRRRARASAERKVKEFFRSCLDRAEIDRLGPRPMLEVIGECGGWDAPPERRDINELLYKTQGVYSAAVLFSLTVSLDERNTSRYVIRIDQDGLTLPERTLYLGQDEESEKILAAYRVFMERLLTLLGAENVEQKAQEILQLEQHLANITVSEYDDVRRDVGSMYHKVTLAELQRITPTLKWKRLLDRIFHDSFSEEEEVVLLANDYMHKVSNLIRVTPSRILHNYMLWRIVVVLSEHLSTPFRDAIHELSKEMEGNEKQLEPGKICLSQANKHFGMALGALFVEEHFSSASKAKVQQLVEDIKYILDQRLDELDWMDEETRRAARAKLRYMMVMIGYPDFLLKPEAIDKEYEFEVNEKTYFKNILNSIAFGIRLSVKKIRQEVDKWLLPPQALNAYYLPNKNQMVFPAGILQPTLYDPEFPQSLNYGGIGTIIGHELTHGYDDWGGQYDRHGNLVHWWTERSYSKFLKKAQCIVNLYDNFTVYNQRVNGKHTLGENIADMGGLKLAYYAYQKWVREHGPEHPLHHMKYTHDQLFFIAFAQNWCIKRRSQSIYLQVLTDKHAPEHYRVLGSVSQFEEFGRVFHCPKNSPMNPVHKCSVW from the exons ATGGAGAAGACCTACTCGCTGACAGCGCACTACGATGAGTTTCAGGAGGTGAAGTACGTGAGCAAGTACCAGAGCGGGACGCTGCCCAACGGCTTCGCGCTCCAGCTGGGCGCAGGTGCCAAGAAGCGCCGTGGGGGGCTGCCCCGCTGGAGCCGCCGGGAGGTCTGCCTGCTCTCCGGGCTGGTCTTCGCTGCGGGGCTCTGCGTCATCTTGACGTGCATGTTGGTCCTCAAGTACCTGGCGACCGAAGGGGACAGCTACTGCCTGGAGGGGTGCCAGGAGAAGAAGGCCTTCCTGAGGGCATCCCGCTTCCTAAGTGCCAACATGGATGCTACCATCGACCCCTGCCAGGACTTCTACTCGTTCGCCTGTGGCGGCTGGCTCCGGCGGCACGGCATCCCCGAGGATAAGCTGGTGTACGGCACCATCGGGGCCATCGCCGAGCAGAACGAGGCCAAGCTGCGGGCGCTGCTGAGCCGGCCCGTGCGGCGCCGGGCCCGCGCCTCGGCAGAGAGGAAGGTCAAGGAGTTCTTCCGCTCGTGCCTGGACCGGGCCGAGATCGATCGGCTCGGGCCCCGGCCCATGCTGGAGGTCATCGGGGAGTGCGGTGGCTGGGACGCCCCTCCGGAGCGCAGGGACATCAACGAGCTGCTCTACAAGACACAGGGCGTCTACAGTGCTGCCGTGCTCTTCTCCCTCACCGTCAGCCTGGACGAGAGGAACACCTCCCGCTACGTCATCCGG ATCGACCAGGACGGGCTGACCCTGCCCGAACGGACCCTCTACCTGGGGCAGGATGAGGAGAGCGAGAAG ATCCTGGCCGCATACCGAGTGTTCATGGAGCGACTGCTCACCCTCCTGGGGGCTGAGAACGTGGAGCAGAAAGCCCAGGagatcctgcagctggagcagcacctcGCCAAT ATCACGGTGTCCGAGTACGACGACGTGCGCAGGGATGTTGGCAGCATGTACCACAAAGTGACCCTGGCCGAGCTGCAGCGCATCACTCCCACG CTCAAGTGGAAGCGCTTGCTGGATCGCATCTTCCATGACAGCTTctcggaggaggaggaggtggtgctgctggccaaTGACTACATGCACAAGGTGTCCAACCTCATCCGTGTGACACCCAGCAG gatCCTTCACAACTACATGCTGTGGCGCATCGTGGTGGTGCTGAGCGAGCACCTCTCCACCCCCTTCCGTGATGCCATCCACGAGCTCTCCAAGGAGATGGAGGGCAatgagaagcagctggagcCGGGTAAGATCTGCCTGAGCCAGGCTAACAAGCACTTTGGAATGGCCCTGGGAGCTCTCTTCGTTGAGGAGCACTTCTCCTCTGCCAGCAAAGCCAAG GTGCAGCAGCTGGTGGAGGACATCAAATACATCCTTGACCAGCGCCTGGATGAGTTGGATTGGATGGACGAGGAGACAcggagagcagccagggccaAG CTCCGGTACATGATGGTGATGATTGGGTACCCTGATTTCCTCCTGAAGCCAGAGGCCATCGACAAGGAATATGAG TTTGAGGTGAATGAGAAGACCTACTTCAAGAACATCCTCAACAGCATCGCCTTTGGCATCAGGCTCTCAGTGAAGAAGATCCGGCAGGAGGTGGATAA gtggctgctgcctccccaggcACTGAACGCCTACTACCTGCCCAACAAGAACCAGATGG tgttcCCTGCTGGCATCCTGCAGCCCACGCTCTACGACCCCGAGTTCCCGCA GTCGCTGAACTATGGTGGGATTGGTACCATTATTGGGCACGAGCTGACCCATGGCTACGATGACTGGG GGGGACAGTATGACCGGCACGGGAACCTGGTGCACTGGTGGACGGAGAGGTCGTACAGCAAGTTCCTGAAGAAGGCGCAGTGCATCGTCAACCTCTATGACAACTTCACTGTCTACAACCAGAGG GTGAATGGCAAACACACACTGGGGGAGAACATCGCTGACATGGGGGGGCTCAAACTCGCCTACTAC GCCTACCAGAAGTGGGTGAGGGAGCATGGCCCCGAGCACCCCCTGCACCACATGAAATACACACACGACCAGCTCTTCTTCATCGCCTTTGCCCAG AACTGGTGCATCAAGCGGAGATCCCAGTCCATCTACCTGCAGGTGCTGACAGACAAGCACGCCCCGGAGCACTACAG ggtcctgggcagTGTCTCACAATTTGAGGAGTTTGGACGGGTCTTCCACTGCCCCAAGAACTCACCCATGAACCCAGTGCACAAGTGCTCAGTGTGGTGA
- the LOC132077486 gene encoding intestinal-type alkaline phosphatase-like, with product MQLLASLSLCLCAGLGTAVIPAEEENPSFWYKQAAAAIDASLELQPRIHKAKNLIIFLGDGFGIPTITATRILKAQQRGKLGPETPLALDAFPYVALSKTYNVDRQVPDSAGTATAYLCGVKGNYQTIGVSAAARHSQCSTTFGNEVISVMERARRAGKAVGIVTTTRVQHASPSGTYAHVVNREWYADASMPQEARQQGCKDIAWQLVHNVDINVILGGGRKYMTPVGTPDPEYPADSSQNGIREDGNNLIDMWLQARPGARYVWNRTEMLAAAADPNVNYLMGLFEPADTKYNLVRNTTLDPSLTEMTEAAITILSRNPNGFYLFVEGGRIDHGHHDGAAHKALTEAVEFDWAIERAGTMTDEDDTLTVITADHSHVFAFGGYTLRGSSIFGRAVPFPGYCQPCATLTVARGVIWVFLG from the exons ATGCAGCTCCTGGcatccctcagcctctgcctctGCGCAGGGCTCGGCACCGCTGTCATTCCAG CGGAGGAGGAGAATCCATCCTTCTGGTAcaagcaggcagctgcagccattGATGCCTCCTTAGAACTCCAGCCGAGGATACACAAAGCCAAAAACCTCatcattttccttggggatg gatttgggatcccCACCATCACAGCCACCCGCATCCTCAAGGCACAGCAGCGAGGGAAGCTCGGCCCTGAGACCCCTCTTGCTCTGGATGCTTTTCCCTACGTGGCTCTTTCTAAG ACCTACAATGTGGACAGGCAGGTCCCtgacagtgcagggacagccacagcctATCTCTGTGGGGTGAAGGGCAACTACCAGACCATAGGGGTGAGCGCAGCCGCCCGCCACTCACAGTGCAGCACTACGTTCGGCAACGAGGTGATCTCAGTGATGGAGCGAGCCCGCAGAGCTG GGAAGGCAGTGGGCATCGTGACCACGACGCGGGTGCAGCACGCATCACCCTCGGGAACCTACGCACACGTGGTGAACCGGGAGTGGTACGCAGATGCCAGCATGCCCCAGGAGGCGcggcagcagggctgcaaggACATCGCCTGGCAGCTGGTCCACAACGTCGACATCAAC GTGATCCTGGGTGGTGGTCGGAAATACATGACCCCCGTGGGGACACCGGACCCTGAGTACCCCGCCGACAGCAGCCAGAATGGGATACGCGAGGATGGCAACAACCTCATCGACATGTGGCTGCAGGCGCGGCCG GGCGCCCGCTATGTCTGGAACAGGACAgagatgctggcagctgctgccgaCCCCAACGTGAATTATTTGATGG GTCTCTTTGAACCCGCGGACACAAAGTACAACCTGGTGCGTAACACCACCCTGGACCCGTCACTCACCGAGATGACAGAGGCAGCCATCACCATCCTGAGCAGGAACCCCAATGGCTTCTACCTCTTTGTGGA AGGTGGCAGAATCGACCACGGCCACCATGATGGTGCAGCCCACAAGGCACTGACGGAGGCAGTGGAGTTTGACTGGGCCATCGAGCGGGCAGGCACCATGACAGACGAGGATGACACCCTCACCGTCATCACTGCTGACCACTCACACGTCTTCGCCTTCGGGGGCTACACCCTGCGTGGCTCCTCCATCTTTGGTAGGGCCGTGCCCTTTCCTGGGtactgccagccctgtgccaccctgacTGTGGCCAGAGGGGTGATATGGGTGTTCCTTGGATga